A genomic segment from Dendropsophus ebraccatus isolate aDenEbr1 chromosome 7, aDenEbr1.pat, whole genome shotgun sequence encodes:
- the LOC138796923 gene encoding kelch-like protein 23 has translation MDEVNEVILEVDKKLFHMEKSVLAEESRYFQIMFYGGFKESSLCKIQLNGVNKECFQTLLDFVKNGSMELNQGNVTDLLETADFLDLRQAKKFCIAFLVQELKMSNCLSMMSYSQQYGYMDLHDSAVNVAVTHLSELINDHEDEFSQVDKETLEAVLQTDDLYVSNEDVVFDAVMKWVMADTVREMHFKELVALVRPAFLSLTFLDGLVKQIQKSKGQDTYLRLLETLNSNPPMAWRTMGDVMSSSRTYETLYVLGGKHEQEEQELYIYLPKTSTWRACPSLKRKNLTQYAVATVGNLVIVTGGYFRGDFVWYNIDWVLIYDTSDNCWRDGPPMKISRSFHCAVGVGLHLYVIGGSTDEGVIANVERLDLAEMTWETRSPLIKPVERAAAVSVDDKLYVICGRDDNGDVYSGIQRLNTVLDVWEVITYSPMPRYDLGATVLNGILYTIGGKALRFDFRNEMWSVIEEECLNCKFFMGCCSANGRIYLLGQRRASIKHDIPNFVLFDPYLDICQVIDVKLPCPLPIRGCVSMRRFDVWP, from the exons ATGGATGAGGTGAATGAAGTTATTCTTGAAGTTGACAAAAAACTCTTCCATATGGAGAAATCTGTGTTGGCAGAAGAAAGTAGATATTTCCAGATAATGTTTTATGGAGGATTTAAAGAGAGTTCTTTATGTAAAATACAGCTTAATGGGGTAAACAAGGAATGTTTCCAGACTCTGCTAGACTTTGTAAAAAATGGGAGTATGGAACTAAATCAAGGAAATGTCACAGATCTCCTGGAAACAGCAGATTTTTTAGATTTGCGTCAAGCTAAGAAGTTCTGCATTGCATTTCTGGTCCAAGAATTAAAGATGTCTAACTGTTTAAGTATGATGTCCTATTCCCAGCAATACGGATATATGGATCTTCATGACTCTGCTGTTAATGTCGCTGTCACACACTTATCTGAGCTCATAAATGACCATGAAGATGAATTCAGTCAGGTAGATAAGGAAACTCTAGAAGCAGTGCTGCAAACGGATGACTTATATGTTTCGAATGAAGATGTTGTGTTTGATGCTGTTATGAAATGGGTCATGGCGGACACCGTACGAGAAATGCATTTCAAGGAGCTCGTTGCACTGGTAAGACCTGCATTCCTTAGCCTCACTTTCCTTGATGGTCTGGTCAAACAAATTCAAAAATCAAAAGGGCAAGATACTTATTTAAGGCTTTTAGAAACATTAAACAGCAACCCGCCCATGGCATGGCGCACCATGGGTGATGTGATGTCATCAAGCAGAACATATGAGACCTTGTATGTGCTTGGTGGAAAACATGAACAAGAAGAACAAGAACTCTACATTTATTTGCCTAAAACAAGTACATGGAGGGCATGCCCCTCTTTAAAACGGAAAAACCTCACCCAGTATGCAGTGGCCACAGTAG GAAACCTGGTTATCGTCACTGGTGGATATTTTCGAGGAGATTTTGTATGGTACAACATAGACTGGGTTCTCATTTATGATACTTCAGATAACTGTTGGCGAGATGGGCCGCCTATGAAGATTTCCCGAAGCTTTCATTGTGCTGTGGGAGTAGGGCTGCACCTCTATGTCATTGGTGGGAGCACAGATGAGGGTGTCATCGCAAATGTAGAGAGGCTGGATCTAGCAGAGATGACATGGGAGACCAGGAGCCCTCTCATTAAACCTGTTGAaagagcagcagctgtcagtgttgaCGACAAACTTTATGTTATATGTGGCCGTGATGACAATGGTGATGTCTATAGTGGAATACAGCGACTGAACACAGTACTAGATGTGTGGGAGGTAATCACTTATTCTCCTATGCCCAG GTATGACTTGGGGGCTACTGTACTTAATGGAATCCTATATACCATTGGAGGAAAAGCTCTCCGCTTCGACTTTCGTAATGAAATGTGGTCAGTAATTGAAGAAGAATGTCTCAACTGCAAGTTCTTTATGGGATGCTGTTCTGCAAATGGCCGGATTTATTTACTTGGACAGAGAAGAGCTAGTATAAAACATGACATTCCCAATTTTGTCTTGTTTGATCCATACCTGGATATTTGTCAGGTAATAGATGTAAAACTTCCTTGCCCATTGCCCATAAGAGGCTGCGTAAGTATGAGACGCTTTGATGTGTGGCCTTAG